Proteins co-encoded in one Papaver somniferum cultivar HN1 chromosome 5, ASM357369v1, whole genome shotgun sequence genomic window:
- the LOC113277200 gene encoding uncharacterized protein LOC113277200 — MSADQSPNTDGWVQSAKNTANAAGGHIGNAAQATRDFVTGAGQPKKEETPGFLESAKNTASTAGGHVAGAAQTTKDYVVGAPKKEETPGFLQQTGTNVMNTAQAAADTVTKSAQGAVDAVKNTMGMNDEKK; from the exons ATGTCTGCTGATCAGAGTCCCAACACAGACGGATGGGTTCAATCAGCTAAGAACACAGCTAACGCAGCTGGGGGACATATCGGCAATGCAGCTCAAGCAACTAGAGACTTCGTAACCGGTGCAGGCCAGCCGAAAAAGGAAGAAACCCCTGGATTCCTTGAATCAGCTAAGAACACAGCTAGCACAGCTGGGGGACATGTCGCCGGTGCAGCTCAAACAACCAAAGACTATGTAGTCGGTGCACCGAAAAAGGAAGAGACCCCTGGATTCCTTCAACAG ACTGGAACAAATGTGATGAACACAGCACAAGCTGCAGCTGATACTGTGACGAAATCAGCACAAGGTGCAGTGGACGCTGTGAAGAACACAATGGGAATGAATGATGAAAAGAAATGA